Proteins encoded by one window of Bubalus bubalis isolate 160015118507 breed Murrah chromosome 4, NDDB_SH_1, whole genome shotgun sequence:
- the ADO gene encoding 2-aminoethanethiol dioxygenase, which yields MPRDNMASLIQRIARQACLTFRGSGGGRSSSDRGEAPGPEAPIPQGFPENLSKLKSLLTQVRAEDLNISPRKATVQPLRPNLPPVTYMHICETDGFSLGVFLLKSGTSIPLHDHPGMHGILKVLYGTVRISCMDKLEVGSGQRPRAPPPEQQFEPPLQPRERDAVQPGVLRSRAEYTEASGPCFLTPHRDNLHQIDAVDGPAAFLDILAPPYDPDDGRDCHYYRVLEPVRAKEASSSACDLPREVWLLETPQADDFWCEGEPYPGPKVFP from the coding sequence ATGCCCCGAGACAACATGGCCTCCCTGATCCAACGGATCGCCCGCCAGGCGTGCCTCACCTTCCGGGGCAGCGGGGGCGGCCGCAGCTCTTCCGACCGCGGCGAGGCGCCAGGCCCGGAGGCGCCGATACCGCAGGGCTTCCCGGAGAACCTGAGCAAGCTGAAGAGCCTGCTGACCCAGGTCCGCGCGGAGGACCTGAACATCTCCCCGCGTAAGGCCACAGTGCAGCCGCTGCGACCCAACCTGCCGCCCGTCACCTATATGCACATCTGCGAGACCGACGGATTCAGCCTCGGCGTGTTCCTGCTCAAGAGCGGCACCTCCATCCCGCTGCACGACCACCCGGGCATGCACGGCATCCTCAAGGTGCTCTACGGGACCGTGCGCATCAGCTGCATGGACAAGCTGGAGGTGGGCAGCGGGCAGCGGCCGCGGGCCCCGCCACCAGAGCAGCAGTTCGAGCCGCCTCTGCAGCCTCGGGAGCGGGACGCGGTACAGCCGGGCGTGCTGCGCTCACGGGCAGAGTACACGGAGGCCAGCGGCCCGTGCTTCCTCACGCCGCACCGGGACAACCTGCACCAGATCGACGCTGTGGACGGGCCCGCCGCCTTTCTGGACATCCTGGCCCCGCCCTACGACCCCGACGACGGCCGGGACTGCCACTATTACCGAGTGCTGGAGCCTGTCAGGGCCAAGGAGGCCTCCAGCTCGGCCTGTGACTTGCCCCGAGAAGTGTGGCTCCTGGAGACCCCGCAGGCCGATGACTTCTGGTGCGAGGGGGAGCCTTATCCAGGTCCCAAGGTCTTCCCTTGA
- the EGR2 gene encoding E3 SUMO-protein ligase EGR2 isoform X1, translated as MRVGLPSEASSCRWSARGPQDWPERRRSGLAHVLSDNIYPVEDLAPTSVTIFPNAELGGPFDQMNGVAGDGMINIDMTGEKRSLDLPYPSSFAPGSAPRNQTFTYMGKFSIDPQYPGAGCYPEGIINIVSAGILQGVTSPASTTASSSITSASPNPLATGPLGVCTMSQTQPDLDHLYTPPPPPPYAGCGGDLYQDPSAFLSAATTSTSSSLAYPPPPSYPSPKPATDPSLFPMIPDYPGFFPSQCQRDLHGTAGPDRKPFPCPLDSLRVPPPLTPLSTIRNFTLGGPSAGATGPGAGGGSEGPRLPGTGSAAAAAAAYNPHHLPLRPILRPRKYPNRPSKTPVHERPYPCPAEGCDRRFSRSDELTRHIRIHTGHKPFQCRICMRNFSRSDHLTTHIRTHTGEKPFACDYCGRKFARSDERKRHTKIHLRQKERKSSAPSSAVPAASSASCSGGAQAGGTLCSSNSSTIGGGSLGPCSSRTRTP; from the exons ATGCGAGTCGGGCTCCCCTCCGAGGCGTCGTCTTGCCGGTGGTCAGCGCGGGGGCCGCAGGACTGGCCGGAGCGCAGGCGGAGCGGGCTGGCGCACGTG CTGTCTGACAACATCTACCCGGTGGAGGACCTCGCCCCCACGTCGGTGACCATTTTCCCCAATGCCGAACTGGGAGGCCCCTTTGACCAGATGAACGGAGTGGCCGGAG ATGGCATGATCAACATTGACATGACTGGAGAGAAGAGGTCCTTGGATCTTCCATATCCCAGCAGCTTTGCTCCGGGCTCAGCACCCCGAAACCAGACCTTCACTTACATGGGCAAGTTCTCCATTGACCCCCAATACCCTGGTGCCGGCTGCTACCCAGAAGGTATCATCAACATTGTGAGTGCAGGCATCCTGCAGGGGGTCACCTCCCCAGCTTCCACCACAGCCTCCTCCAGCATCACCTCTGCCTCTCCCAACCCACTGGCCACTGGACCCTTGGGTGTGTGCACCATGTCCCAGACCCAGCCTGACCTGGACCACCTCTACActccgccgccgcctcctccttaTGCGGGCTGTGGAGGAGACCTATACCAGGACCCCTCTGCGTTCCTATCAGCAgccaccacctccacctcctcctctctgGCCTACCCACCACCTCCTTCCTATCCGTCCCCCAAGCCAGCCACGGACCCAAGTCTCTTCCCCATGATCCCAGACTATCCTGGATTTTTCCCCTCACAGTGCCAGAGAGATCTACACGGTACAGCTGGCCCAGACCGCAAGCCCTTTCCCTGCCCCCTGGACTCCCTGCGAGTCCCCCCTCCACTCACTCCGCTCTCCACCATCCGCAACTTTACCCTGGGAGGGCCCAGTGCTGGGGCCACAGGGCCAGGGGCAGGCGGAGGCAGCGAGGGACCCCGGCTACCTGGCACTGGCTCGGCAGCGGCTGCCGCGGCCGCCTACAACCCACACCATCTGCCACTGCGGCCCATTCTGAGGCCTCGAAAGTACCCCAACAGGCCGAGCAAGACCCCAGTGCACGAGAGGCCCTACCCGTGCCCAGCAGAAGGCTGTGACCGGCGCTTCTCCCGCTCGGATGAGCTGACCAGGCACATCCGAATCCACACGGGGCACAAGCCCTTCCAGTGTCGGATCTGTATGCGCAACTTCAGCCGCAGCGACCACCTCACTACCCACATCCGCACCCACACTGGCGAGAAGCCCTTTGCCTGTGATTACTGTGGCCGCAAGTTTGCCCGCAGTGATGAGAGGAAGCGCCACACCAAGATCCACCTGAGACAGAAGGAGCGGAAGAGCAGCGCCCCGTCCTCGGCGGTGCCGGCCGCCTCCAGCGCCTCTTGCAGCGGGGGCGCGCAGGCTGGGGGGACCCTgtgcagcagcaacagcagcaccaTTGGTGGAGGGTCCCTCGGCCCTTGTTCGTCTCGGACCCGGACGCCCTGA
- the EGR2 gene encoding E3 SUMO-protein ligase EGR2 isoform X2, giving the protein MNGVAGDGMINIDMTGEKRSLDLPYPSSFAPGSAPRNQTFTYMGKFSIDPQYPGAGCYPEGIINIVSAGILQGVTSPASTTASSSITSASPNPLATGPLGVCTMSQTQPDLDHLYTPPPPPPYAGCGGDLYQDPSAFLSAATTSTSSSLAYPPPPSYPSPKPATDPSLFPMIPDYPGFFPSQCQRDLHGTAGPDRKPFPCPLDSLRVPPPLTPLSTIRNFTLGGPSAGATGPGAGGGSEGPRLPGTGSAAAAAAAYNPHHLPLRPILRPRKYPNRPSKTPVHERPYPCPAEGCDRRFSRSDELTRHIRIHTGHKPFQCRICMRNFSRSDHLTTHIRTHTGEKPFACDYCGRKFARSDERKRHTKIHLRQKERKSSAPSSAVPAASSASCSGGAQAGGTLCSSNSSTIGGGSLGPCSSRTRTP; this is encoded by the exons ATGAACGGAGTGGCCGGAG ATGGCATGATCAACATTGACATGACTGGAGAGAAGAGGTCCTTGGATCTTCCATATCCCAGCAGCTTTGCTCCGGGCTCAGCACCCCGAAACCAGACCTTCACTTACATGGGCAAGTTCTCCATTGACCCCCAATACCCTGGTGCCGGCTGCTACCCAGAAGGTATCATCAACATTGTGAGTGCAGGCATCCTGCAGGGGGTCACCTCCCCAGCTTCCACCACAGCCTCCTCCAGCATCACCTCTGCCTCTCCCAACCCACTGGCCACTGGACCCTTGGGTGTGTGCACCATGTCCCAGACCCAGCCTGACCTGGACCACCTCTACActccgccgccgcctcctccttaTGCGGGCTGTGGAGGAGACCTATACCAGGACCCCTCTGCGTTCCTATCAGCAgccaccacctccacctcctcctctctgGCCTACCCACCACCTCCTTCCTATCCGTCCCCCAAGCCAGCCACGGACCCAAGTCTCTTCCCCATGATCCCAGACTATCCTGGATTTTTCCCCTCACAGTGCCAGAGAGATCTACACGGTACAGCTGGCCCAGACCGCAAGCCCTTTCCCTGCCCCCTGGACTCCCTGCGAGTCCCCCCTCCACTCACTCCGCTCTCCACCATCCGCAACTTTACCCTGGGAGGGCCCAGTGCTGGGGCCACAGGGCCAGGGGCAGGCGGAGGCAGCGAGGGACCCCGGCTACCTGGCACTGGCTCGGCAGCGGCTGCCGCGGCCGCCTACAACCCACACCATCTGCCACTGCGGCCCATTCTGAGGCCTCGAAAGTACCCCAACAGGCCGAGCAAGACCCCAGTGCACGAGAGGCCCTACCCGTGCCCAGCAGAAGGCTGTGACCGGCGCTTCTCCCGCTCGGATGAGCTGACCAGGCACATCCGAATCCACACGGGGCACAAGCCCTTCCAGTGTCGGATCTGTATGCGCAACTTCAGCCGCAGCGACCACCTCACTACCCACATCCGCACCCACACTGGCGAGAAGCCCTTTGCCTGTGATTACTGTGGCCGCAAGTTTGCCCGCAGTGATGAGAGGAAGCGCCACACCAAGATCCACCTGAGACAGAAGGAGCGGAAGAGCAGCGCCCCGTCCTCGGCGGTGCCGGCCGCCTCCAGCGCCTCTTGCAGCGGGGGCGCGCAGGCTGGGGGGACCCTgtgcagcagcaacagcagcaccaTTGGTGGAGGGTCCCTCGGCCCTTGTTCGTCTCGGACCCGGACGCCCTGA